The Gammaproteobacteria bacterium genome contains the following window.
CAAGCTTTGCCGTAAAGATATACATGAATTCAATAACTTATGATAACTATCTCATAATATTGATTAATACCTTTTACGATCGAATCGGTCCTGTAAACGCTTGCAGCGCTACATTACGTCTACCCGCGCAGATACTCGTTTTTAGGATCGAATAAAGGTTCGAAGTACAGTTTCGCGGGAATCATTTCACCCAGTATCTCGATTTCGACTTCGCGACCTTCTTCCACCAGGTTTACGGGCAGAAAACCAAAAGCGATACTTTTTTGGGCGTGGTGTGAATATCCACCCGATGTTACGTAGCCAACAACGTCACCGTCATACCAGATTGGTTCCCAGGCTACAGGATCCGCATCTTTAGCGTCGACCACGAAAGTACACAGTTTGCGCGTTGCGCCCTTTTCCCTTTCCGCCAATACTGCCGCTTTGCCAATAAAATCAGCTTCCTTGTCGTAATCAACGAAACGATCCAGCCCGGTTTCCAGCGGCGTATAGTCGGGTTTGAACTCGCGCATCCACGAACCGAATGATTTGTCGAGGCGCAGGCTCATCATCGCGCGCATACCGAAGGGTCGTAATCCGAGATCTGCACCCGCTTGCGCCAGAACCTCGTAGAGTGCCACCTGCTGATGCCAGGGAACGTAGAGTTCGTAACCACGATCTCCGGTATAACTGACACGTTGCACAATTGCCTGGCACGGGCCGACGTCAATCTCGCGAATTGACAAGAATGGCAAGGCCGCGGTCGAGACATCGCTTCGGGTCACTCTGCCGAGTAGCTCCTGTGCCTCTGGACCCGCAATCTGGAAGCCGATACGCTGTTTCGAGATATTCCTCAACTGAACACCTTGTTGCGGTAAATGTTGCTCGAACCAGCGCATATGATAGGCCTGGGCCCCGAAAGACGCGGTCACCTGGAACACATCATCCTTTAATCGACCGACCGTGAAATCACCGATGATCCTGCCCCCGGGACTCAGCATCGGGTTCAGGCTGATGCGTCCAACGGACGGAATCCTGCCCGCCATGATGGTATCCAGAAAACCAAAAGCCCCGGACCCGTTGAACTCGTATTTGCCAAAATTGTGAACCTCGTTGATACCGACCCGCTCACGCACCGCACGACACTCCTCGCCGACTGTATCGAACGCGTTAGACCGACGAAAGCTTGGGATTTCGTAGGGTTCCTCCCCTGCCGGCGCAAAATAATTGACGTGTTCCATACCGTAAGCCGCGCCGAACACTGCATTTTGTTGCTGCCAGATACCGTAGGCGGGCGTCGTGTCGAGCGGCCTTGCCGCTGGCAGCTCCTCGTTTGGATAAGACACGGTAAAGCGACGCTGATAATTCTCAGTCACCTTTAGGCGGGTGTACGACGGATTACAGTAATCGCCAAACCGTGCAACATCCATCGCGAACACGTCTCTCGAGGGCTCACCCTCGATCATCCATTCGGCCAAGGTCAAACCGACACCTCCACCCTGGCTGAATCCGGCCATGACCGCGCAAGCTGACCAGTAGTTGCGCAAACCCGGCACCGGTCCCACCAGCGGGTTACCATCCGGTGCAAATGTAAAGGGGCCGTTAATTATCGTCTTGATGCCGGCCTCGGCCAATACGGGGTAACGCTTGAAGGCAAATTCCATCGAGTCGCCGATGCGATCGAGATTTTCAGTCAGTAACTCGTGACCGAAATCCCAGCGCGTGCCATCGACCGCCCATGGAACGCAATTCTGTTCATAAAAGCCGATCACCAGCCCCTGCCCCTCCTGGCGCAGGTAGCTCTCCCCTTCCGGGTCCATAACGTGCGGCAGCTCGGCATCGCGCTCAAACACTTCAGGAATGTTATCGGTTGCAAAATACTGGTGCTCCATCGGATGTAGCGGCAGGTAAACGCCGGCCATGGCGCCTACTTCCCGCGCCCACAGGCCGGCGGCATTGACCAGCTGCTCGGCAACAATGGTGCCCTGTTCGGTTACCACTTCCCAGCACCCGTCAGCGCGCGCATTGGTTTCGAGTACCGGATTGCGCAGCATGATTTCGGCACCCTGCATCTGCGCCGCCTTCGCGTATGCATGGGTGGTTCCCGACGGATCGAGATGCCCGTCGAGCGGGTCGTAAAGTGCCCCGAGTACGCCGTCAGTGTTGGTAATGGGACTAAGCTTGCGAATCTCGTCGGGTGTTACCAGCTCGGTATCGAGACCCATGTGCCGATGCATTGCCCGCGCCGATTTCAGAAAGTCGAGACGCTCCGGGGATTCCGCGAGCGTCAGGCCGCCGACGTGATGCAAACTGCAGGATTGACCGGTAATCTCCTCGAGCTCGCGGTACAGGCGGATCGTGTAGCCCTGCAACGCGGCCATGTTGGTATCGGCATTCAGCGTATGAAATCCACCCGCCGCATGCCAGGTCGAACCCGACGTCAGCTCGGAACGCTCGATCAGTACAACATCTTTCCAGCCCAACCTGGTCAGGTGATAAATAACACTGCAGCCGACCACGCCGCCACCGATGACAACAACCCGAGCCTGTGAACGCATCGCTACTACCCCAACACCGAAAAACTGCTGTCCTGGTTAACTTCGCGCAGGCGCGAATAAAACTCGCTGCTAACCGTACGATCGATATGCTTCAGGTGAAAATCGATCGGGTTACTGTCCTGGTCGTTTCCATTTTGCGTGGCCTCGATGATGTCCGCCATCATTTCACCGGCAATCGGCGCATTCTTGAACTGGTTGCCGCTGGTGCCGATCGCGAGGTAAAACCCGGGCAGATCCGAATGGTCATATATCGGAATCCAGTCGTCGGTGACATCGTAAAGATCCACTACGCCGCGCATCTGGTTTGGTACCCCGAGGTTCGGAATGCGCTGGCAGACGCGCAGCACCTGCACCCGCCACTGCTCGGTAAAGTCGTGATTGTAATTGTCGGGATCCACCCACTCGTGTTTATCGACCGGTGGGTCCTCGCTGCCAATCAGTAGCGCGTCACCCTGTTCTGGCCGGGTGTAGATCCCGATATCGCTGTCCGAGGTCACACAGGCGGTTTCACGAACATAGCCTTCCGGCAACGGCACATGCGCGACTTCCTGGCGCAGCGCGCGGGTCTTCACCTTCATATGCTTTTCGATATCAGCCATCTGGTTGATCCTGGATGAATGCGGTCCGGCCGCATTGAGCACTGCCGGTGCATTGAATATCTCGCCATTCGTAAGCATGACGCCATCAACCTTGCCATCCTGCTTCAGAATCTCGCAGACCTCGGCGTTGTAAATGAAGCTCCCTCCCGCCTGCTCGGCCGCGCGCATGATGTTATGCGTCGCCAGCTGTGGGTCGGAAATATAACCCGCCGCATGAAACAGCACGGCACCGGGCAGCGGTTCGTCATTGGCGATGCCGAATGCCGGATCGTCCGGCAGTTTGACCGGGTAAAAAGATTCCGTGTTTAATACCGGTAACTTTTTCTTCAGCGCCTCGGGCGTGTATTCACTGTAAGGCGAATCGAGTTCATCCATGAGTGCCATGGTAGGCCGCAAATAGTCATTGGCTTCGGTTTTCATGACCATCGAACCGACGTTGTGGTATTCGATCAGGCCACGCTCATCGACATCGTCACCACCGAGATATTCCGCCCAGTTCTTCCAGTAGTAATGCGATTCGTAGGCCATCGCCGAGCCATCCAGGGTCGAATAGTAAGGCCGAATTATTGCGCAGGAACCCGAAGTCGAGCCGTAGCCTGCGGCCGGCAGTCGGTCCAGGTTGAGCACTTTCCAGCCCTTGCGTCCCAGTGCCAGCGAAGTGGCGCAGCCGATAATGCCGGCACCGACAATGATTGCATCGTATGATTTTGACATGGCGTTAAACCTTTACTGGATGACGAGATTGACCCCTGGTTTTCACCGCGTAAGCTCGATTTCACGTCGCCGCTCGTTCACGTACTGCTCCAGCGACGCGCGTACCTCACCATCTATTCCAGGCTCCTCGTAGTCCTTGAGCGTTTGCCGATAAATCTTGTTGGCGCGTTGAAAAGCCGTTTGTTCGCCGTTTTCTGCCCAGGTCTCGAAGTTACTCCAGTCCGAGACGATCGGCTCGTAAAAGGCGGTGGTGTAGTTTGCAATGGTATGGGCGGTCCCGAAAAAATGACCGCCATGCCCGGCTTCGACGATTGCTTCGAGCGCCAGACTCGATTCGTCCACGGTGAGTGGATTCAGGGTCTCGGCCATCATCTGCAGCATGTCGACATCGATAATAAATTTCTCGAACGAGGCGCACAGCCCGCCTTCGAGCCAGCCAGCGGCATGCTTGATAATCTGGGCATGTCCCATAACCGCGCCCCATAGTGACATCTGTGATTCCCAGGCTGCCTGCGCGTCGACACAGTTCGATGCATTGGTATTGGACGAGCGAAATGGCAGCTTGTAGCGACGTGCGAGCTGACCACTGGCCCAGGCAGCACGGGTATATTCAGGCGTGCCGAAAGCAGGTGCACCACTGCGCATATCGGCATTCGACGTAAAACCACCGTAGACCATTGGCGCGCCCGGATTGACGATTTGTGACAGCGCGATGACGCCAAGCGCTTCCGCGTTTTGTTGCGCCAGCGCACCCGCGAGCGTGATCGGACACATGGCTCCGGATAGCGTAAACGGGGTCACGATGGTCGGTTGCCCGTTTTCGGCCATTTCAATCAGGCCATCGAGCATGGGACCATCCACACGCAATGGAGAATTGGTATTCACCACGGTGGTGATACTGGGTTGTTTCTTTATCGTTTCCCGGTCGACGCCACGCGCAATGGCAGTCATCTCGATGCCGTCGTTAACGCGCCCTCCCCCCAGGCAATACAGTGAGAACGAACGATCGGTCAGAGTCAGTGCCGCCAGCGTCGCGTCGAG
Protein-coding sequences here:
- a CDS encoding FAD-binding oxidoreductase, with product MSKSYDAIIVGAGIIGCATSLALGRKGWKVLNLDRLPAAGYGSTSGSCAIIRPYYSTLDGSAMAYESHYYWKNWAEYLGGDDVDERGLIEYHNVGSMVMKTEANDYLRPTMALMDELDSPYSEYTPEALKKKLPVLNTESFYPVKLPDDPAFGIANDEPLPGAVLFHAAGYISDPQLATHNIMRAAEQAGGSFIYNAEVCEILKQDGKVDGVMLTNGEIFNAPAVLNAAGPHSSRINQMADIEKHMKVKTRALRQEVAHVPLPEGYVRETACVTSDSDIGIYTRPEQGDALLIGSEDPPVDKHEWVDPDNYNHDFTEQWRVQVLRVCQRIPNLGVPNQMRGVVDLYDVTDDWIPIYDHSDLPGFYLAIGTSGNQFKNAPIAGEMMADIIEATQNGNDQDSNPIDFHLKHIDRTVSSEFYSRLREVNQDSSFSVLG
- a CDS encoding trimethylamine methyltransferase family protein, producing MTRRRARKRSATPEQLVKPKAEQLFNPYPPIEAIDSEALDLIHDGSMRILEDIGLEILNETALGLYEQDGASVDWDLQRVYLDRDRLMQRLATVPAEFTLHAPNPERNRLVGRNAVNFTTVASAPNSSDLEGGRRTGNFEDYCNFLRLGHHYDVIDFFSGYPVEPIDIHPETRHLDATLAALTLTDRSFSLYCLGGGRVNDGIEMTAIARGVDRETIKKQPSITTVVNTNSPLRVDGPMLDGLIEMAENGQPTIVTPFTLSGAMCPITLAGALAQQNAEALGVIALSQIVNPGAPMVYGGFTSNADMRSGAPAFGTPEYTRAAWASGQLARRYKLPFRSSNTNASNCVDAQAAWESQMSLWGAVMGHAQIIKHAAGWLEGGLCASFEKFIIDVDMLQMMAETLNPLTVDESSLALEAIVEAGHGGHFFGTAHTIANYTTAFYEPIVSDWSNFETWAENGEQTAFQRANKIYRQTLKDYEEPGIDGEVRASLEQYVNERRREIELTR
- a CDS encoding FAD-dependent oxidoreductase, yielding MRSQARVVVIGGGVVGCSVIYHLTRLGWKDVVLIERSELTSGSTWHAAGGFHTLNADTNMAALQGYTIRLYRELEEITGQSCSLHHVGGLTLAESPERLDFLKSARAMHRHMGLDTELVTPDEIRKLSPITNTDGVLGALYDPLDGHLDPSGTTHAYAKAAQMQGAEIMLRNPVLETNARADGCWEVVTEQGTIVAEQLVNAAGLWAREVGAMAGVYLPLHPMEHQYFATDNIPEVFERDAELPHVMDPEGESYLRQEGQGLVIGFYEQNCVPWAVDGTRWDFGHELLTENLDRIGDSMEFAFKRYPVLAEAGIKTIINGPFTFAPDGNPLVGPVPGLRNYWSACAVMAGFSQGGGVGLTLAEWMIEGEPSRDVFAMDVARFGDYCNPSYTRLKVTENYQRRFTVSYPNEELPAARPLDTTPAYGIWQQQNAVFGAAYGMEHVNYFAPAGEEPYEIPSFRRSNAFDTVGEECRAVRERVGINEVHNFGKYEFNGSGAFGFLDTIMAGRIPSVGRISLNPMLSPGGRIIGDFTVGRLKDDVFQVTASFGAQAYHMRWFEQHLPQQGVQLRNISKQRIGFQIAGPEAQELLGRVTRSDVSTAALPFLSIREIDVGPCQAIVQRVSYTGDRGYELYVPWHQQVALYEVLAQAGADLGLRPFGMRAMMSLRLDKSFGSWMREFKPDYTPLETGLDRFVDYDKEADFIGKAAVLAEREKGATRKLCTFVVDAKDADPVAWEPIWYDGDVVGYVTSGGYSHHAQKSIAFGFLPVNLVEEGREVEIEILGEMIPAKLYFEPLFDPKNEYLRG